Proteins encoded by one window of Nitrincola iocasae:
- the codA gene encoding cytosine deaminase produces the protein MEIINARLRHSTEYHRLVIREGRFSRIEVQPGLLPVSDEQLDAGGNLLCAPFVEPHIHLDAALTAGEPDWNHSGTLFEGIERWGQRKPMLSETDIRQRVLKTLELLVGRGVQHVRTHVDTTDPSLLGLHTLCALRDELRDRIDIQVVAFPQEGIHSFPDGEKLLESAVEAGADVVGGIPHFEYTRELGEASVKTLVQLALKYDKLIDVHCDEIDDPASRFLEVLAAEALFNDIGDRVTASHTTAMHSYDNAYCSRLFRLLKRSNINFVSCPTESIHLQGRFDTYPKRRGVTRVKELNAAGMNVCFGEDSIFDPWYSLGNGSLLRTLDFGLHICQMMGYEDFRTALDFITDNSARTLNLGEDYGIAEGKPASFILLQGENDYAVLRQQSEVLLSVRQGKILLQRQPAQILTPPVFV, from the coding sequence ATGGAAATTATCAACGCCCGTTTACGTCATTCGACCGAGTACCATCGCCTGGTAATTCGAGAAGGGCGTTTCAGTCGGATTGAGGTACAACCAGGCTTGCTGCCGGTTAGCGATGAGCAACTGGATGCTGGCGGTAACCTGCTGTGTGCACCCTTTGTTGAACCGCATATCCACCTGGATGCGGCCTTAACGGCGGGGGAGCCGGACTGGAACCATAGTGGTACGCTGTTCGAGGGCATTGAGCGTTGGGGGCAACGTAAACCCATGCTGAGCGAGACGGATATCCGTCAGCGTGTGTTGAAGACCCTGGAGTTGTTGGTCGGGCGTGGCGTGCAGCATGTGCGCACCCATGTGGATACCACTGATCCCAGCCTGCTGGGGTTGCATACCCTGTGCGCCTTGCGGGATGAACTGCGTGATCGTATTGATATCCAGGTAGTGGCCTTCCCGCAGGAAGGTATCCATTCTTTTCCAGATGGTGAAAAACTGTTAGAAAGCGCGGTGGAGGCGGGGGCCGATGTAGTGGGTGGCATCCCGCACTTTGAATATACCCGCGAGCTGGGCGAAGCCTCGGTCAAAACACTGGTACAGTTGGCCTTGAAGTATGACAAGCTGATCGATGTGCACTGTGATGAGATCGACGACCCGGCTTCGCGTTTTCTGGAAGTGCTGGCGGCTGAGGCCTTGTTTAACGATATCGGTGATCGGGTTACCGCCAGCCATACCACCGCGATGCATTCCTACGATAATGCTTACTGCTCACGCTTGTTTCGCTTGCTGAAACGCTCGAATATCAATTTCGTTTCCTGCCCGACCGAAAGTATTCATCTGCAGGGCCGTTTTGATACCTATCCCAAGCGTCGTGGCGTGACGCGGGTGAAAGAGCTGAATGCGGCTGGCATGAATGTCTGCTTCGGTGAAGATTCTATCTTTGATCCCTGGTACTCCCTGGGTAACGGCAGCCTGCTGCGTACCCTGGATTTCGGGCTGCACATCTGTCAGATGATGGGCTACGAAGATTTCCGCACCGCACTGGATTTCATCACCGATAACAGCGCCCGTACCCTCAACCTGGGCGAAGACTACGGCATCGCCGAAGGCAAACCCGCCAGCTTTATCCTGTTACAGGGCGAAAACGACTATGCCGTACTCCGCCAGCAAAGCGAAGTGCTGCTATCGGTACGCCAAGGCAAAATCCTCCTGCAACGCCAACCCGCCCAAATCCTAACCCCCCCAGTGTTCGTTTAA
- the codB gene encoding cytosine permease → MKETDYPLSEVPAGARKGLVSTSLVLLGFTFFTATMWAGGSLGAAFSFTELLLVILIGNLLLGSYAAALGYIACKSGLNSVLMGRFCFGEKGSKLSDFVLGFTQIGWYAWGTATLSIVLIKTTGLPESLEIPLMILFGFAFCATAMIGYKGLDMLSRFAVPAMMLFILISLYKGWVDVGGWGSLTGESGNGSMSFAAAITVIIGTFVSGGTQATNWSRFAASPKIAVLATLAAFFVGNGLMVFTGALGALIYQQADIVDVMLAQGFVVLAVLMLFLNIWTTQDNTIYNFAVAGCNLLRTDRRRLVTVGGAAIGTVLAVGGMYNMLIPFLILLGTFIPPIGGVIMADFWLRHKGEYPLLSSVALPDFNWLGLAAYAVGSAAAYFSPVLPPVVGVLVAALCYGVLLKLPVPAANYSSAK, encoded by the coding sequence ATGAAAGAAACGGATTATCCACTCAGTGAAGTCCCCGCTGGGGCACGTAAGGGGTTGGTGTCTACCTCCCTGGTATTACTTGGTTTTACCTTTTTCACCGCCACCATGTGGGCGGGCGGGTCATTAGGTGCTGCGTTCAGTTTTACTGAACTCTTGCTGGTGATCCTGATCGGTAACCTGTTACTCGGAAGTTATGCCGCAGCGCTGGGCTATATTGCCTGCAAAAGCGGTCTCAACTCTGTGTTAATGGGACGTTTCTGCTTTGGTGAAAAGGGCAGCAAACTGTCGGATTTCGTGCTGGGTTTTACCCAGATCGGTTGGTATGCCTGGGGGACGGCAACCCTGTCCATCGTGCTGATCAAAACCACCGGTTTACCGGAAAGCCTGGAAATACCCTTGATGATACTATTTGGCTTTGCTTTCTGTGCCACGGCCATGATTGGCTATAAAGGACTGGACATGTTGTCACGCTTTGCCGTACCAGCGATGATGCTGTTTATCCTCATCAGTCTTTACAAAGGCTGGGTGGATGTCGGTGGCTGGGGTAGTCTGACGGGTGAGTCAGGCAATGGCAGTATGAGTTTTGCGGCGGCAATTACGGTGATCATCGGTACATTTGTCAGCGGAGGTACGCAGGCGACTAACTGGAGCCGTTTTGCCGCCAGCCCGAAAATCGCGGTACTGGCTACGTTGGCGGCGTTCTTTGTCGGTAATGGTTTGATGGTGTTCACCGGTGCCCTGGGGGCGCTGATCTATCAGCAGGCGGATATTGTCGATGTGATGCTGGCACAGGGCTTTGTGGTGCTGGCGGTGCTGATGCTGTTCCTGAATATCTGGACCACGCAGGACAACACCATCTATAACTTTGCCGTGGCGGGTTGTAACCTGCTGCGCACTGACCGTCGTCGATTGGTTACGGTTGGCGGCGCAGCCATAGGTACAGTATTGGCAGTAGGGGGAATGTACAATATGCTGATTCCTTTCCTGATTCTGTTGGGTACTTTTATTCCACCGATTGGCGGAGTGATTATGGCCGACTTCTGGTTGCGACATAAAGGCGAGTACCCATTGCTGAGCAGTGTTGCCTTGCCGGACTTTAACTGGCTCGGTCTGGCTGCTTATGCCGTCGGTTCTGCCGCCGCGTATTTCTCTCCAGTACTACCTCCGGTTGTGGGTGTGCTGGTGGCGGCGCTCTGCTATGGTGTACTGCTAAAGTTGCCGGTACCTGCCGCTAATTACAGTTCAGCTAAATAA
- a CDS encoding NAD(P)-dependent oxidoreductase: MSLQPPVTKVSPPQDIDQYFTDIHPPLTDRQALLESARCLYCYDAPCIKACPSDIDIPSFIQQIHSDNLQGAAQTIYSSNILGGSCARVCPTEILCEQACVRNKEAECAPVLIGLLQRHATDHAEFEGHPFSRAAATGKRVAVVGAGPAGLSCAHRLAMKGHQVEIFEASEKPGGLNEYGIARYKMTDDFAAREVEFILGIGGITLHTHKALGRDVSLAELQSGFDAVFLGFGLQGTRKLLLEHESAKGVEDAVDYIRVLRQASDLSQIPVPQSAVVIGAGNTAIDIACQLRRLGCEEVTLAYRRGEESMGATGHEQQIARDHQVRIRTWSRPEVLLLNDQGELQGLQLRRTRLEAGELVDTDQAFTLPCDALFKAVGQTLVLPEPDMQEQLQIEGGKLWVDAQYRTPLDKVFAGGDCTSVGQDLTVEAVQQGKLAAESIHQLLMPVQA, translated from the coding sequence ATGAGCCTTCAACCGCCGGTGACCAAGGTGTCACCCCCACAGGATATCGATCAGTACTTTACTGATATCCATCCCCCCTTGACTGACAGACAGGCGCTGCTGGAAAGTGCCCGCTGTCTGTATTGCTATGATGCACCCTGTATCAAGGCCTGTCCCAGTGATATCGATATCCCCAGCTTTATTCAGCAGATCCATTCCGACAATCTGCAAGGAGCGGCCCAGACCATCTACAGCAGCAACATCCTTGGTGGCAGTTGTGCCAGGGTGTGTCCGACCGAGATTCTCTGTGAACAGGCCTGTGTTCGTAACAAGGAAGCTGAGTGTGCGCCAGTGCTGATCGGTTTGCTGCAGCGTCATGCTACCGACCATGCCGAATTTGAAGGGCATCCCTTTAGCCGTGCCGCTGCAACAGGTAAGCGGGTGGCTGTCGTCGGCGCCGGGCCCGCCGGTTTGAGCTGTGCTCACCGTCTGGCGATGAAAGGGCATCAGGTAGAGATCTTTGAAGCCAGTGAAAAGCCCGGCGGTCTGAATGAATACGGTATTGCCCGCTACAAAATGACCGATGATTTTGCCGCTCGTGAAGTCGAGTTTATTCTGGGTATTGGCGGGATCACCCTGCACACCCATAAGGCGCTGGGACGAGATGTGAGTCTGGCTGAATTGCAGTCCGGCTTTGATGCCGTATTTCTGGGCTTCGGTCTGCAGGGTACGCGTAAATTGCTGCTGGAGCATGAATCAGCCAAAGGGGTAGAAGATGCGGTGGATTACATTCGTGTGCTGCGCCAGGCCTCCGATCTGAGTCAGATCCCTGTACCTCAAAGCGCGGTGGTGATCGGTGCGGGTAATACCGCCATCGATATCGCCTGTCAGTTGCGTCGGCTGGGATGTGAAGAGGTCACCCTGGCTTACCGTCGCGGTGAGGAAAGCATGGGCGCAACCGGGCATGAACAGCAGATTGCCCGCGATCATCAGGTGCGCATTCGCACCTGGAGCCGCCCTGAGGTGTTGCTGCTCAATGATCAGGGAGAGCTGCAAGGGCTGCAACTGCGCCGTACCCGACTCGAAGCGGGTGAGCTGGTGGATACAGATCAGGCGTTTACCCTGCCGTGTGATGCGCTGTTCAAGGCTGTCGGTCAGACGCTGGTACTGCCGGAGCCGGATATGCAGGAACAGCTGCAGATTGAGGGTGGCAAACTCTGGGTCGATGCACAGTATCGCACGCCCTTAGACAAGGTGTTTGCCGGGGGTGATTGTACCTCTGTCGGTCAGGACCTGACTGTTGAGGCCGTCCAGCAGGGTAAGCTGGCCGCCGAATCCATCCATCAACTGCTGATGCCTGTTCAGGCCTAA
- a CDS encoding TetR/AcrR family transcriptional regulator has protein sequence MSEKKRSSSKPVRRSLARIRKDNSDHILKVAECLFSDNGYNGTTIQAIAKEAGLPKANVLYYFHTKEALYKRVLSNILSIWMLSMNDMTEDQHPRDALRSYIVKKIRQSKEHPYASRIFAAEVLHGAPFLKEQLETDLKDQFQTTCQVFRQWILKKWMDPVSPEHLMFMLWSTTQAYADFQVQSSILLGKTELDDQDYNEGADLIIRMVLKGCGINQV, from the coding sequence ATGAGCGAAAAAAAGCGATCCAGTAGCAAACCCGTACGACGCAGTCTGGCGAGAATCCGCAAGGACAACTCTGATCATATTCTGAAGGTGGCCGAATGCCTGTTCAGTGACAACGGCTACAACGGCACCACCATTCAAGCCATCGCCAAGGAAGCGGGCCTGCCGAAGGCCAATGTGCTGTATTACTTTCACACCAAAGAAGCGCTGTATAAGCGAGTGCTGAGCAATATTCTGTCGATCTGGATGCTGAGCATGAATGATATGACCGAAGATCAGCACCCACGGGACGCGCTGCGCAGCTATATCGTCAAGAAAATACGCCAATCCAAAGAACACCCCTATGCCTCACGCATCTTTGCCGCCGAAGTGCTGCATGGCGCGCCTTTCCTGAAAGAGCAGTTGGAAACCGATCTGAAGGATCAGTTCCAGACAACCTGCCAGGTGTTTCGTCAGTGGATATTGAAAAAATGGATGGACCCGGTAAGCCCGGAACACCTGATGTTTATGCTCTGGTCAACCACCCAGGCTTATGCTGACTTTCAGGTGCAGAGCAGTATTCTGTTAGGTAAAACGGAACTGGATGATCAGGACTACAACGAGGGTGCAGACCTGATTATCCGTATGGTATTGAAGGGCTGCGGCATCAATCAGGTGTGA
- the preA gene encoding NAD-dependent dihydropyrimidine dehydrogenase subunit PreA, with product MANLFTRFAGIESPNPFWLASAPPTDKAYNVERAFEAGWGGVVWKTLGEDPAAVNVSSRYSAIYDATGQVTGFNNIELITDRSLEINLREIEAVKKNWPDRALVVSLMVPCEEESWKTIVKLVEQTGADGLELNFGCPHGMPERGMGAAVGQVPEFVEMVTRWCKMYSRLPVIVKLTPNITDIRFSARAAHAGGADAVSLINTINSITGIDLDQMVARPIVDGKSTHGGYCGPAVKPIALNMVSEIARDPQTQGLPISGIGGISTWRDAAEFIALGAGSVQVCTAAMVHGFRIVTEMQDGLSRWMDSKGYQTLDDFRGLAVQNTTDWKYLNMNYKIVASIDQQSCIGCGRCYISCEDTSHQAISLTPKADGTNQFDIIESECVGCNLCQITCPVNDCISMVRKEADKPYMNWLNDPRNPYGEAR from the coding sequence ATGGCTAATTTATTCACACGCTTTGCCGGTATCGAATCACCCAATCCCTTCTGGCTGGCTTCAGCGCCGCCCACAGATAAAGCTTACAATGTTGAACGCGCGTTTGAAGCGGGTTGGGGCGGGGTGGTCTGGAAAACCCTGGGCGAAGATCCCGCCGCTGTCAACGTATCCTCACGCTACTCGGCCATATACGATGCCACTGGACAGGTTACTGGGTTCAACAATATTGAGCTGATCACTGATCGCAGTCTGGAGATCAACCTGCGCGAGATCGAAGCGGTCAAGAAAAACTGGCCAGATCGAGCCTTAGTCGTCTCGCTGATGGTGCCCTGTGAAGAGGAATCCTGGAAAACCATCGTCAAGCTGGTCGAGCAGACTGGGGCAGATGGGCTGGAGCTGAACTTTGGTTGTCCGCACGGCATGCCGGAACGCGGTATGGGCGCGGCCGTCGGGCAGGTGCCGGAGTTTGTCGAGATGGTGACGCGCTGGTGCAAGATGTACAGCCGTTTGCCTGTGATCGTCAAACTCACGCCGAATATCACCGATATTCGCTTTTCCGCCCGTGCGGCACATGCCGGTGGTGCCGATGCGGTGTCGCTGATTAACACCATCAACTCCATTACCGGTATCGATCTGGATCAGATGGTCGCCCGTCCGATTGTGGATGGTAAAAGCACCCATGGTGGCTATTGTGGTCCAGCCGTTAAACCTATTGCACTGAACATGGTGTCGGAAATTGCCCGTGATCCACAGACACAGGGACTGCCGATTTCCGGTATTGGCGGTATCAGCACCTGGCGGGATGCTGCTGAATTCATAGCACTGGGCGCTGGTTCGGTGCAGGTTTGTACCGCAGCGATGGTGCATGGTTTCCGTATCGTTACCGAAATGCAGGATGGTCTTAGCCGCTGGATGGATAGTAAAGGTTATCAGACACTTGATGATTTCCGCGGGCTGGCGGTGCAGAATACCACTGACTGGAAATACCTGAATATGAACTACAAGATCGTTGCCAGCATCGATCAACAAAGCTGCATTGGTTGTGGCCGCTGTTATATCAGTTGTGAGGACACCTCTCATCAGGCGATCAGTCTGACACCCAAAGCGGATGGTACTAATCAGTTCGATATTATTGAGTCGGAATGCGTGGGCTGTAATCTGTGTCAGATCACCTGTCCGGTGAATGATTGCATCAGCATGGTGCGTAAAGAAGCTGACAAACCCTATATGAACTGGCTGAACGATCCACGCAACCCTTATGGTGAAGCACGTTAA